From one Mycolicibacterium sp. HK-90 genomic stretch:
- a CDS encoding histidine kinase, protein MDLQPYVDAVRHELGVAAAAGGAEAEALAERLTAPLESALRLTLLEALSEAAEQITRELAPGSVHLRLSGRDPEFAVEPAEPDVAPPSVVDVADDDAGGTWRVSLRLPESLRAGVEAAARRDGVSVNAWLVRAAAAALGGSGRQARTADKTFSGWVR, encoded by the coding sequence ATGGACTTGCAGCCCTATGTCGACGCCGTCCGACACGAACTCGGTGTCGCCGCCGCCGCGGGCGGTGCCGAAGCCGAGGCGCTGGCCGAGCGGCTGACCGCCCCGCTCGAATCCGCACTTCGGCTGACCCTGCTCGAAGCCCTGTCCGAGGCGGCCGAGCAGATCACCCGGGAACTCGCCCCCGGATCCGTCCACCTCCGGCTGTCCGGGCGTGACCCCGAATTCGCGGTCGAACCCGCCGAACCCGATGTGGCTCCGCCGTCCGTCGTGGACGTCGCGGACGACGACGCCGGCGGTACCTGGCGCGTATCGCTGCGGCTGCCAGAGAGCCTGCGTGCCGGGGTGGAGGCCGCGGCCCGTCGCGACGGTGTCTCGGTGAACGCCTGGCTGGTGCGGGCCGCCGCGGCCGCACTCGGCGGGTCCGGGCGCCAAGCCCGCACCGCCGACAAGACCTTCAGTGGCTGGGTCCGCTGA
- a CDS encoding DUF4097 family beta strand repeat-containing protein, with the protein MPTFHTPEPITAVVEVVAGAVQLSATDRDDTVVEIRPRDPERASDVRAAEQARIDFHNGTLVVTAGRKILSLGRGGAVRVDMALPARSRLNLSSASADVDADGAYSDARFASASGALRVAVVNGNIKADTASGDITIGEVVGDARIATASGDARIDRIDGDAKFQAASGSLAIGTLRGNLKHQTASGSVTVGVAVTGALRAQTGSGEVEVGIPEGTAARLELKTHSGAVVNGLQASEGPADGDETFTVHARTGSGDISVRRAVGPVAADRSS; encoded by the coding sequence ATGCCCACCTTCCATACGCCCGAACCGATCACGGCCGTCGTCGAGGTGGTGGCCGGCGCCGTACAGCTGTCGGCCACCGACCGTGACGACACCGTCGTCGAGATCCGGCCGCGCGACCCCGAACGTGCCTCCGACGTTCGGGCGGCCGAACAGGCCCGGATCGATTTCCACAACGGCACGCTCGTGGTGACCGCCGGCCGGAAGATCCTGTCGTTGGGGCGCGGGGGAGCCGTTCGCGTCGACATGGCGCTGCCCGCCCGCTCGCGACTCAACCTCTCATCGGCATCGGCTGACGTCGACGCCGACGGCGCCTATTCGGATGCTCGCTTCGCCTCGGCCAGCGGTGCGCTCCGGGTGGCGGTTGTCAACGGAAACATCAAGGCGGACACCGCCTCCGGTGATATCACCATCGGCGAGGTGGTGGGCGACGCGCGGATCGCCACGGCTTCCGGCGACGCGAGGATCGACCGGATCGACGGAGACGCCAAATTCCAGGCGGCCAGCGGCAGCCTGGCCATCGGAACCCTGCGCGGAAACCTCAAGCATCAGACAGCGTCGGGTTCGGTCACCGTGGGCGTCGCCGTCACCGGCGCGTTGCGGGCGCAGACCGGCAGCGGTGAGGTCGAGGTCGGCATCCCGGAGGGCACGGCCGCCAGGCTGGAACTCAAGACCCACTCCGGAGCCGTCGTCAACGGGCTGCAGGCCTCCGAAGGCCCGGCCGACGGCGACGAGACCTTCACCGTGCATGCCCGCACGGGTTCTGGGGACATCTCGGTGCGCCGCGCGGTCGGACCGGTCGCTGCGGACCGGTCCTCCTAG
- the dxr gene encoding 1-deoxy-D-xylulose-5-phosphate reductoisomerase has protein sequence MSDSPARQRVLILGSTGSIGTQALDVIAANPDRFEVVGLAAGGGNPDLLAAQRAATGVTNIAVADPAAAEKVGDVTYAGPDAVTRLVENTEADVVLNALVGALGLAPTLAALATGARLALANKESLVAGGPLVLKAAAPGQIVPVDSEHSAMAQCLRGGTADEIAKIVLTASGGPFLGWSATDLESVTPEQAGKHPTWSMGPMNTLNSATLVNKGLELIETHLLFGIPYDRIEVVVHPQSIVHSMATFTDGSTLAQASPPDMKLPIALALGWPDRVPGAALACDFTTASTWEFLPLDNEVFPAVRLAAEAGTRGGCLTAVYNAANEESAEAFLAGRIPFPAIVDTVGEVLHAADRWAAEPATVEDVLDAQRWAREKAGQAIDTRVEQISVRKGLLTK, from the coding sequence GTGAGCGATTCCCCGGCGCGCCAGCGCGTGCTGATCCTCGGTAGCACCGGATCGATCGGTACCCAGGCGCTCGACGTCATCGCCGCCAATCCCGACCGGTTCGAGGTCGTCGGACTGGCGGCCGGCGGCGGCAACCCCGACCTGCTCGCCGCCCAGCGCGCCGCCACCGGCGTCACCAACATCGCCGTCGCCGACCCGGCCGCCGCCGAGAAGGTCGGCGACGTCACCTACGCCGGCCCGGACGCGGTCACCCGGCTGGTGGAGAACACCGAGGCCGATGTGGTGCTCAATGCGCTCGTCGGGGCGCTGGGCCTGGCCCCGACGCTGGCCGCGCTGGCCACCGGTGCCCGCCTCGCCCTGGCCAACAAGGAGTCACTGGTCGCAGGCGGTCCGCTGGTGCTGAAGGCGGCCGCACCGGGGCAGATCGTGCCGGTGGACTCCGAGCATTCCGCGATGGCGCAGTGCCTGCGCGGGGGCACCGCAGACGAGATCGCCAAGATCGTGCTGACCGCCTCCGGTGGGCCGTTCCTCGGTTGGTCGGCGACCGACCTCGAGTCGGTCACCCCCGAGCAGGCCGGCAAGCATCCGACCTGGTCCATGGGCCCGATGAACACGCTGAACTCGGCGACGCTGGTCAACAAGGGGCTGGAGCTGATCGAGACGCACCTGCTGTTCGGGATTCCCTACGACCGCATCGAGGTGGTCGTCCATCCGCAGTCGATCGTGCACTCCATGGCCACCTTCACCGACGGTTCGACGCTGGCGCAGGCCAGCCCTCCGGACATGAAGCTGCCCATCGCACTGGCTTTGGGCTGGCCCGACCGGGTCCCCGGTGCGGCCCTGGCCTGTGACTTCACCACCGCCTCCACCTGGGAGTTCCTGCCCCTGGACAACGAGGTGTTCCCCGCGGTCCGGCTGGCGGCGGAGGCGGGGACCCGCGGCGGCTGCCTGACCGCGGTGTACAACGCCGCAAACGAGGAGTCGGCAGAAGCGTTCCTCGCCGGGCGCATCCCGTTCCCGGCAATCGTCGACACCGTCGGTGAGGTGTTGCACGCTGCCGACCGGTGGGCCGCCGAACCCGCTACCGTGGAAGACGTACTCGACGCGCAGCGCTGGGCCAGAGAAAAGGCAGGACAGGCCATCGACACGCGCGTCGAGCAGATATCCGTCAGAAAAGGGCTCCTCACCAAATGA
- a CDS encoding RIP metalloprotease: protein MMFVIGVALFALAILVSVALHECGHMWVARATGMKVRRYFVGFGPTLWSTRRPNKLGETEYGIKAIPLGGFCDIAGMTSVDEIAPEDRPYAMYKQKVWKRVAVLFAGPAMNFIIGFVLLYGVAIAWGLPNINQPTTAIVGETGCVAPQLSLEKMGDCQGAGPAALAGIQAGDEIVKVGDTEVSDFPEMAAAIRKLDGPVPIELKRDGQTITTTVDVTQTQRFTSADAKEPATVGAIGVSAVKVQGPTPYNPIAAVPATVAFTGDLAVELGKSLAKIPTKIGALVEAIGGGERDKETPISVVGASIIGGETVEAGLWVAFWFFLAQLNFVLGAVNLVPLLPFDGGHIAVATYEKIRNMIRAARGKVAAAPVNYLKLMPATYVVLLVVVSYMLLTVTADLVNPLSIFQ from the coding sequence ATGATGTTCGTTATCGGCGTTGCGCTGTTCGCGCTGGCCATCCTGGTTTCGGTGGCCTTGCACGAGTGCGGGCACATGTGGGTGGCACGCGCCACCGGGATGAAGGTGCGCCGCTACTTCGTGGGTTTCGGCCCCACCCTGTGGTCGACCCGGCGTCCCAACAAGTTGGGGGAGACGGAATACGGCATCAAGGCGATCCCGCTGGGTGGATTCTGCGACATCGCCGGAATGACCTCGGTCGACGAGATCGCACCGGAGGACCGGCCGTATGCGATGTACAAGCAGAAGGTCTGGAAGCGGGTAGCGGTGCTGTTCGCCGGTCCGGCGATGAACTTCATCATCGGCTTCGTGCTCCTCTACGGGGTCGCGATCGCCTGGGGCCTGCCCAACATCAATCAGCCCACCACCGCGATCGTCGGTGAAACAGGTTGTGTGGCACCGCAACTCAGCCTGGAAAAGATGGGGGACTGCCAGGGCGCGGGCCCCGCGGCCCTGGCCGGCATCCAGGCCGGCGACGAGATCGTGAAGGTCGGAGACACCGAGGTCTCGGATTTCCCGGAGATGGCCGCCGCGATCCGCAAGCTCGACGGCCCGGTGCCCATCGAGCTCAAGCGTGACGGCCAGACCATCACCACCACCGTCGACGTCACCCAGACACAGCGATTCACCAGCGCCGACGCGAAGGAGCCCGCCACCGTCGGCGCGATCGGCGTCAGTGCGGTGAAGGTTCAGGGCCCGACGCCGTACAACCCGATCGCCGCGGTGCCCGCCACGGTCGCGTTCACCGGAGACCTGGCCGTCGAGCTGGGCAAGTCGCTGGCCAAGATCCCGACCAAGATCGGTGCGCTGGTCGAGGCGATCGGTGGTGGCGAGCGCGACAAGGAGACCCCGATCAGTGTGGTCGGTGCGAGCATCATCGGCGGTGAGACGGTCGAGGCCGGGCTGTGGGTGGCGTTCTGGTTCTTCCTGGCGCAGTTGAACTTTGTGCTGGGCGCGGTCAACCTCGTGCCGCTGCTGCCGTTCGACGGCGGCCACATCGCGGTCGCGACGTACGAGAAGATCCGCAACATGATCCGGGCGGCCCGCGGCAAAGTGGCCGCAGCCCCCGTCAACTACCTCAAGCTCATGCCGGCCACGTATGTGGTGTTGCTGGTCGTCGTCAGCTACATGTTGCTGACCGTCACCGCAGACCTGGTCAATCCACTCAGCATCTTCCAATAG
- the ispG gene encoding flavodoxin-dependent (E)-4-hydroxy-3-methylbut-2-enyl-diphosphate synthase, whose product MPEAPAPTLAPRRKTRQLDVGGVGVGSEHPIAVQSMCTTKTHDVNSTLQQIAELTASGCDIVRVACPRQEDADALAEIARHSQIPVIADIHFQPKYIFAAIDAGCAAVRVNPGNIKEFDGRVKEVAKAAGDAGIPIRIGVNAGSLDPRLLKKYGKATPEALVESALWEASLFEEHGYGDIKISVKHNDPVIMVEAYRQLAAQCDYPLHLGVTEAGPAFQGTIKSAVAFGALLSQGIGDTIRVSLSAPPAEEVKVGNQILESLNLRPRGLEIVSCPSCGRAQVDVYTLANAVSAGLDGLDVPLRVAVMGCVVNGPGEAREADLGVASGNGKGQIFVKGEVIKTVPEAQIVETLIEEAMRLAEQAGSDDASGSPVVTVS is encoded by the coding sequence ATGCCCGAGGCCCCGGCGCCGACGCTGGCGCCGCGGCGCAAGACCCGTCAGCTCGACGTGGGCGGTGTCGGCGTCGGCAGCGAGCATCCCATCGCGGTGCAGTCCATGTGCACCACCAAGACCCATGACGTCAACTCGACGCTGCAGCAGATCGCCGAGCTGACCGCGTCGGGCTGTGACATCGTGCGGGTGGCCTGCCCCCGGCAGGAGGATGCCGACGCGCTGGCCGAGATCGCCCGGCACAGCCAGATCCCGGTGATCGCCGACATCCACTTCCAGCCCAAGTACATCTTCGCCGCGATCGACGCCGGATGTGCCGCGGTGCGCGTCAACCCCGGCAACATCAAGGAGTTCGACGGCCGGGTCAAGGAGGTGGCGAAGGCCGCAGGCGACGCCGGTATCCCGATCCGCATCGGCGTCAACGCCGGCTCGCTGGACCCCCGGTTGCTCAAGAAGTACGGCAAGGCCACGCCCGAGGCGCTGGTCGAGTCGGCGCTGTGGGAGGCCTCGCTGTTCGAGGAGCACGGCTACGGCGACATCAAGATCAGCGTCAAGCACAACGACCCGGTGATCATGGTCGAGGCGTACCGGCAGTTGGCCGCGCAGTGCGACTACCCGCTGCACCTCGGGGTCACCGAGGCGGGGCCCGCGTTCCAGGGCACGATCAAGTCCGCCGTGGCCTTCGGGGCGCTGCTGTCGCAGGGTATCGGCGACACCATCCGCGTCTCGCTGTCGGCGCCGCCGGCCGAAGAGGTCAAGGTGGGCAATCAGATCCTGGAGTCGCTGAACCTGCGGCCGCGTGGCCTGGAGATTGTGTCCTGCCCCTCCTGCGGCCGGGCTCAGGTCGATGTGTACACCCTGGCCAACGCGGTGAGCGCGGGCCTGGACGGGCTGGACGTCCCGCTGCGGGTGGCCGTGATGGGCTGTGTGGTCAATGGTCCGGGCGAGGCCCGCGAGGCCGATCTCGGGGTGGCCTCGGGCAACGGCAAGGGCCAGATCTTCGTCAAGGGCGAGGTCATCAAGACCGTGCCCGAGGCGCAGATCGTCGAGACGCTGATCGAAGAGGCGATGCGACTGGCCGAACAGGCGGGTTCAGATGATGCCAGCGGTTCGCCGGTGGTGACCGTAAGCTGA
- a CDS encoding GNAT family N-acetyltransferase has protein sequence MSAPPLFRLVDERRVSVVRDAAPVLRVLDEDPVGSCMVASRVAEFGVEPGAIGGELWTRRGVDESLCYAGPNLIPLRGDAEDLKAFSDKAMSTARRCSSLVGRAELVLPMWRRLESVWGTARDVREQQPLMALRSVPHSMIDAAVRPVRMEELDAYLVAAVDMFIGEVGVDPRLGDGGRGYRRRIAGLIAAGRAWARFERGEVVFKAEVGSQSPAVGQIQGVWVHPEWRGHGLGTAGTAALAAAVVASGRIASLYVNSYNTVARATYARIGFEQVGTFATVLLD, from the coding sequence ATGTCGGCACCGCCACTGTTCCGCCTCGTCGACGAGCGGCGAGTTTCCGTGGTGCGCGACGCCGCGCCGGTTCTGCGGGTGCTCGACGAGGATCCGGTCGGGTCGTGCATGGTGGCCTCGCGAGTCGCGGAGTTCGGGGTCGAACCCGGCGCCATCGGCGGGGAACTGTGGACCCGGCGTGGGGTCGACGAGTCGCTGTGTTACGCCGGGCCCAACCTGATCCCGCTGCGCGGTGACGCCGAGGATCTCAAGGCGTTCTCGGACAAGGCGATGAGTACCGCGCGGCGCTGCTCCTCACTGGTCGGCCGCGCCGAGTTGGTGCTGCCGATGTGGCGGCGACTGGAATCGGTGTGGGGTACCGCCCGTGACGTCCGCGAGCAGCAGCCGCTGATGGCGCTGCGCTCGGTGCCGCACTCCATGATCGACGCGGCGGTCCGCCCGGTGCGCATGGAGGAGCTCGACGCGTATCTGGTGGCAGCGGTCGACATGTTCATCGGCGAGGTCGGTGTCGACCCGCGGCTGGGTGACGGCGGCCGCGGCTACCGCCGCCGCATTGCCGGCCTGATCGCCGCGGGGCGGGCGTGGGCCCGGTTCGAACGTGGCGAGGTGGTGTTCAAGGCCGAGGTCGGTTCGCAGTCTCCCGCGGTCGGCCAGATCCAGGGGGTGTGGGTGCACCCCGAGTGGCGCGGCCACGGGCTCGGCACGGCGGGGACGGCGGCGCTGGCGGCCGCGGTGGTGGCCTCGGGCCGGATCGCGAGCCTGTACGTGAACAGTTACAACACCGTGGCCCGGGCCACCTACGCCCGCATCGGTTTCGAGCAGGTGGGCACCTTCGCCACCGTGCTGCTGGACTGA
- a CDS encoding penicillin-binding transpeptidase domain-containing protein, translating to MATQTSPVTRATGRLVAVVVLGASALSACTPRPDGPEPAAEQFFAALATGDTAAAAELADRPEDAKTALGEAWNGLQATGLDAQILGSKYAVDTGSVTYRYTWHLPKNRTWTYDGQLNMVRDEGRWEVRWSATGLHPRLGEHQTFALRADAPRRASVNERGGTDVLVPGYVYHFALDARAAGSALMPTARAVADALRPFDPALGDPQRLAEQASASAQPMSLITLRQADHDRIAPAIGRLSGVVVTPQPEMLPTDATFAPAIVNEVKKSVADQLDGQPGWRVVTVNQNGVDVDVLNEVPGEPAPSITISLDRAVQNAAQNAVNTTGKQAMIVAIKPSTGEILAVAQNAAADMAGPLATMGQFPPGSTFKMVTAGAAIERDMATPNTLLGCPGTLDIGHRTVTNYDAFDLGTVPLSRAFANSCNTTFGELASRMPPRGLTQAAARYGIGTDYHVDGITTLTGSVPPTVDLAERTEDGFGQGKVLVSPFGMALAAATVAAGKTPVPHLIEGRQTMVDGAGAPISPKMVDGLRPMMRLVVTNGTAKELAGLGDVRGKTGEAEFMGGSHSWFAGYRGDMAFAALIVGGGSSEYAVRMCKTMFDGLPPAYLA from the coding sequence ATGGCAACTCAAACATCACCAGTCACACGGGCTACGGGCCGCCTGGTGGCGGTCGTGGTCCTCGGGGCGAGCGCGCTGAGCGCCTGCACCCCACGGCCCGACGGGCCCGAGCCCGCTGCCGAACAGTTCTTCGCGGCACTGGCCACCGGTGACACCGCGGCAGCCGCAGAGCTCGCCGACCGGCCCGAGGATGCCAAGACCGCTCTCGGCGAAGCCTGGAACGGCCTGCAGGCCACCGGACTCGACGCGCAGATCCTCGGTTCGAAATACGCCGTGGACACCGGCAGCGTCACCTACCGCTACACCTGGCACCTGCCCAAGAATCGCACGTGGACCTACGACGGGCAGCTCAACATGGTCCGCGACGAGGGCCGGTGGGAGGTGCGCTGGAGTGCGACGGGTCTCCATCCGAGACTCGGTGAGCACCAGACGTTCGCACTGCGCGCCGACGCGCCGCGGCGAGCCTCGGTCAACGAGCGCGGCGGTACCGACGTGCTGGTACCGGGCTACGTCTATCACTTCGCCCTCGACGCCAGGGCGGCCGGCTCGGCCCTGATGCCGACGGCCCGCGCGGTGGCCGACGCGCTGAGGCCGTTCGACCCCGCGCTCGGCGACCCTCAGCGCCTCGCCGAACAAGCCAGTGCATCGGCGCAGCCGATGAGCCTCATCACCCTGCGACAGGCCGACCACGACCGCATCGCCCCGGCCATCGGCCGGCTCAGCGGCGTCGTCGTCACCCCGCAACCCGAAATGCTGCCCACCGACGCGACTTTCGCCCCCGCGATCGTCAACGAGGTCAAGAAATCGGTGGCCGACCAACTTGACGGCCAGCCGGGCTGGCGGGTGGTCACGGTCAACCAGAACGGCGTCGACGTCGACGTGCTCAACGAGGTGCCCGGTGAACCGGCACCGTCGATCACGATCAGCCTGGACCGCGCCGTGCAGAACGCCGCGCAGAACGCCGTCAACACCACCGGCAAGCAGGCGATGATCGTCGCGATCAAGCCGTCGACCGGAGAGATCCTGGCCGTCGCCCAGAACGCCGCGGCCGATATGGCCGGACCGTTGGCCACCATGGGGCAGTTCCCGCCCGGTTCGACGTTCAAGATGGTCACTGCGGGAGCGGCCATCGAGCGCGACATGGCAACGCCCAACACACTTTTGGGCTGCCCGGGCACGCTCGACATCGGACACCGCACCGTCACCAACTACGACGCGTTCGACCTCGGCACGGTGCCGCTGTCACGGGCATTCGCCAATTCGTGCAACACCACCTTCGGGGAGCTCGCCAGCCGGATGCCTCCGCGCGGGCTCACGCAGGCCGCCGCGCGCTACGGCATCGGCACCGACTATCACGTGGACGGCATCACCACGCTCACCGGTTCCGTGCCGCCGACGGTGGATCTGGCCGAGCGCACCGAGGACGGCTTCGGCCAGGGCAAGGTTCTGGTCAGCCCGTTCGGCATGGCGCTGGCGGCCGCGACGGTCGCCGCGGGTAAGACGCCGGTGCCGCACCTGATCGAGGGCCGTCAGACCATGGTCGACGGCGCGGGCGCGCCGATCAGCCCGAAGATGGTGGACGGCTTGAGGCCGATGATGCGCCTGGTGGTGACCAACGGCACGGCCAAGGAGCTCGCGGGACTCGGCGACGTGCGCGGCAAGACCGGTGAGGCCGAGTTCATGGGCGGTTCCCACTCGTGGTTCGCCGGGTACCGCGGGGACATGGCGTTCGCCGCGCTGATCGTCGGCGGCGGCAGTTCGGAGTACGCGGTGCGGATGTGCAAGACCATGTTCGACGGGCTGCCCCCGGCCTATCTGGCCTGA
- a CDS encoding DUF1707 domain-containing protein, which produces MTGINEQSVDLRVSDADRNGTLRRLHNAVALGLIDIAEFEERSAMVSHARLHSDLDALVGDLPGPGAIVTTATDRVELRGVLGSLKRQGEWTVPTRLALVRRMGSVELDLTRARFAGPMVVIELDMKFGSVDIRLPEGASASIDDVEVIVGSADDHRRDAPADGSPHIILTGKVVCGSVDIRGPRRNWKLTLRRA; this is translated from the coding sequence ATGACAGGGATCAATGAACAATCCGTGGACCTTCGCGTCTCCGATGCGGACCGCAACGGCACGTTGCGGCGGCTGCACAACGCCGTGGCACTCGGATTGATCGATATCGCCGAGTTCGAGGAACGGTCGGCGATGGTGTCACACGCCCGGCTGCATTCGGACCTCGATGCATTGGTGGGCGACCTGCCCGGACCCGGAGCGATCGTCACCACCGCCACCGACCGGGTCGAGTTGCGCGGTGTGCTGGGCTCGCTGAAACGCCAGGGTGAATGGACGGTTCCGACCCGGTTGGCATTGGTGCGCCGGATGGGTTCGGTCGAGTTGGACCTCACCCGGGCCCGCTTTGCCGGGCCGATGGTGGTCATCGAGCTGGACATGAAATTCGGGTCGGTGGACATCCGGCTGCCCGAAGGCGCCAGCGCATCGATCGACGACGTCGAGGTGATCGTGGGCAGCGCCGACGACCACCGCCGCGACGCGCCGGCTGACGGCAGCCCGCACATCATCCTGACCGGCAAAGTGGTGTGCGGTTCGGTGGATATCCGTGGGCCGCGGCGCAACTGGAAGCTGACGCTGCGCCGGGCCTGA
- a CDS encoding PaaI family thioesterase, protein MTETVHVLHLLDYREVESSADRLVLEMDNRPDLANVRGALQGGLVATLIDIAAGMLAGNASGVGYDVTTADLNIHFLAPIMGTARAEAKVVRAGKRLIVTSVDVTDVTRDRLAARATLTFAVLEPR, encoded by the coding sequence ATGACCGAGACCGTTCATGTCCTGCACCTGCTGGACTACCGCGAGGTGGAGTCGAGCGCTGACCGGCTGGTACTTGAGATGGACAACCGGCCGGACCTCGCCAACGTCCGCGGTGCCCTGCAGGGCGGACTGGTGGCGACCCTGATCGACATCGCGGCGGGCATGCTGGCCGGCAATGCCAGCGGCGTCGGCTATGACGTCACGACCGCCGACCTCAACATCCACTTCCTGGCCCCGATCATGGGCACAGCCCGCGCGGAGGCCAAGGTGGTGCGGGCCGGCAAGCGCCTCATCGTGACCTCGGTCGATGTCACCGACGTCACCCGGGATCGACTGGCCGCTCGCGCAACGCTGACGTTCGCGGTGCTCGAACCACGTTGA
- the map gene encoding type I methionyl aminopeptidase translates to MPVRTALSSGVLSPTLTVPKSIPRPEYAWQPTVREGSEPWVQTPEVIEKMRVAGQIAAAALAEAGKAVAPGVTTDELDRIAHEYMIDHGAYPSTLGYKGFPKSCCTSLNEVICHGIPDSTVIEGGDIVNIDVTAYIDGVHGDTNATFLAGDVSEEHRLLVERTHEATMRAIKAVKPGRALSIVGRVIEAYANRFGYNVVRDFTGHGIGTTFHNGLVVLHYDQPAVETVLEPGMTFTIEPMINLGTLDYEIWDDDWTVVTKDRKWTAQFEHTLVVTEDGAEILTLP, encoded by the coding sequence ATGCCAGTTCGTACCGCCCTGAGCTCCGGCGTGCTCTCACCGACCCTGACGGTTCCGAAGTCGATCCCACGGCCGGAGTACGCCTGGCAGCCCACCGTGCGGGAGGGCAGCGAACCCTGGGTGCAGACCCCGGAGGTGATCGAGAAGATGCGCGTCGCGGGTCAGATCGCGGCAGCGGCCCTGGCCGAGGCGGGCAAGGCCGTGGCGCCGGGCGTCACCACCGACGAGCTCGACCGCATCGCCCACGAGTACATGATCGATCACGGCGCCTATCCGTCGACGCTGGGCTACAAAGGTTTTCCCAAGTCCTGCTGCACCTCGCTCAACGAGGTGATCTGTCACGGCATCCCGGACTCGACCGTGATCGAGGGCGGTGACATCGTCAACATCGATGTCACCGCCTACATCGACGGCGTGCACGGTGACACCAATGCCACCTTCCTGGCCGGCGATGTCTCCGAGGAGCACCGGTTGCTCGTCGAACGCACTCACGAGGCGACCATGCGGGCCATCAAGGCGGTCAAGCCGGGGCGCGCGCTGTCGATCGTCGGCCGGGTCATCGAGGCCTACGCGAACCGGTTCGGCTACAACGTCGTTCGGGATTTCACCGGCCACGGCATCGGCACCACGTTCCACAACGGACTGGTGGTGCTGCACTACGATCAGCCGGCGGTCGAGACCGTGCTGGAGCCGGGGATGACGTTCACCATCGAGCCGATGATCAATCTCGGGACGCTGGACTACGAGATCTGGGACGACGACTGGACCGTGGTGACCAAGGACCGCAAGTGGACCGCTCAGTTCGAGCACACGCTCGTGGTCACCGAGGACGGTGCCGAGATCCTCACCCTGCCGTGA